TGATTCCAATATTTGAGCCAAACGCCTCTCCCTTAGTCAAATGTTTGCTAGTGGTAATACACTAAAATGACATATGATTGACGATTTTTGTACCCTCCTATCATACAAtaagattttatatatactcattaattatcatgtttaatttgtttgtctAGTTTTGTCTAGTAGTAATTATAAAACTCATTACAATTTTCTTCCACTAATTTTGAACAATGGAatcaaaaataagaagaaaaaaaattagtgtcCATATGTTCAATATGAaactgtaatatatatatatatatatatatatatatatatatatatatatatatatatatatatatatatatatatatatatatatatatatatatatatatatataNNNNNNNNNNNNNNNNNNNNNNNNNNNNNNNNNNNNNNNNNNNNNNNNNNNNNNNNNNNNNNNNNNNNNNNNNNNNNNNNNNNNNNNNNNNNNNNNNNNNNNNNNNNNNNNNNNNNNNNNNNNNNNNNNNNNNNNNNNNNNNNNNNNNNNNNNNNNNNNNNNNNNNNNNNNNNNNNNNNNNNNNNNNNNNNNNNNNNNNNNNNNNNNNNNNNNNNNNNNNNNNNNNNNNNNNNNNNNNNNNNNNNNNNNNNNNNNNNNNNNNNNNNNNNNNNNNNNNNNNNNNNNNNNNNNNNNNNNNNNNNNNNNNNNNNNNNNNNNNNNNNNNNNNNNNNNNNNNNNNNNNNNNNNNNNNNNNNNNNNNNNNNNNNNNNNNNNNNNNNNNNNNNNNNNNNNNNNNNNNNNNNNNNNNNNNNNNNNNNNNNNNNNNNNNNNNNNNNNNNNNNNNNNNNNNNNNNNNNNNNNNNNNNNNNNNNNNNNNNNNNNNNNNNNNNNNNNNNNNNNNNNNNNNNNNNNNNNNNNNNNNNNNNNNNNNNNNNNNNNNNNNNNNNNNNNNNNNNNNNNNNNNNNNNNNNNNNNNNNNNNNNNNNNNNNNNNNNNNNNNNNNNNNNNNNNNNNNNNNNNNNNNNNNNNNNNNNNNNNNNNNNNNNNNNNNNNNNNNNNNNNNNNNNNNNNNNNNNNNNNNNNNNNNNNNNNNNNNNNNNNNNNNNNNNNNNNNNNNNNNNNNNNNNNNNNNNNNNNNNNNNNNNNNNNNNNNNNNNNNNNNNNNNNNNNNNNNNNNNNNNNNNNNNNNNNNNNNNNNNNNNNNNNNNNNNNNNNNNNNNNNNNNNNNNNNNNNNNNNNNNNNNNNNNNNNNNNNNNNNNNNNNNNNNNNNNNNNNNNNNNNNNNNNNNNNNNNNNNNNNNNNNNNNNNNNNNNNNNNNNNNNNNNNNNNNNNNNNNNNNNNNNNNNNNNNNNNNNNNNNNNNNNNNNNNNNNNNNNNNNNNNNNNNNNNNNNNNNNNNNNNNNNNNNNNNNNNNNNNNNNNNNNNNNNNNNNNNNNNNNNNNNNNNNNNNNNNNNNNNNNNNNNNNNNNNNNNNNNNNNNNNNNNNNNNNNNNNNNNNNNNNNNNNNNNNNatatatatatatatatatatatatatatatatatatatatatatatatatatatatatatatatatatatatatatatatatatatatatacatatatgcatgcattatatatttttgtatatttatttattttatattattaattaattatttatttttattcctaTTGTCATTTACTATTAaacaaatatgttttttttcatttaaatcaATTACCATTATTAAGtacttgtagtccagtggcatcaaactcttccctttatacgggaggtggtgggttcgagtcggAGACAACACTAAcccttgtgcttcaataggttgagaaagtagttatgaacagatactgcattctaatagagttagtagtattcaaaaaaaaaaaaaaagtacttgaTTCCAATTAAGATTCTGATTCCAAGGTTTGAACCAAATACTCTttaaatatgttaaaaaaattaaatacataataatacaataaagtAAATATAGAGTACTAAATAGTTTATATTTGTCTGGTTACGTATGTACCTGTGCAGCCTGGACTAAGATATGGATTTCCTTCATAGCCATTATCGCAGCGGCAACGGTAACCTCCCAATCCGGTGTCCGAATCTAAGCAATGGCTATTCGCATGGCATGCATATTCACTGCCTTTTTTGGCTTCGTCGCAACTCAATTTTCCAATTGGTGGGTCTAGTACAACCACGTGGAACACTCACGTTATTATTCATGCAAGaattttaacttagattcaGGAGAAAGTCTACGAGTCCCTATTTGAAAGtgcattttgtgtttttaatttttactttttttttgtttttttatgcttattaatttagaaaaatgatCATCTgctattcattaattaaattcctaatattttagtttatcCTTTTATCATTTTACACTTATcaataattcaacaattaattttgtcaaatactttaattttaattagttagcttattagctacTAACTTTTCAGTTGGCGTGCTAAACAGagttataatttaaaaatcaaaataccaatttttcatttattaacaATTACTCcttagtttcattttaaatgTCTAGTTCAATTAAGGAGAGTTACTAAGGTgtctcatttcttccccaactattaataatcattctcattcctccctactaccaaacatacaaaatactttcaccaaaatctattaccattactaagtatttgatactcataccgatTCTGATTTTCATGTGCGAATCAAACatatttgtaattctatttttataatattaagtttaatattagtatgtAAATGAAAGGGATGAGTACTAAATAGCATAGCGGAGTATTTATCAGCAAATTAATTACGCACCTATGCAACCCAGATATGGATTGCCTTGATAGCCGTGATCGCAGCTGCAACGATAGCCTCCCGTGTCTGAATCTACGCagtggctattccctttgcatCCATATTCAGTAATGTGCTGCGCTTCTTTGCAATTCAAGTCTCCAATTGCCCAGTCCATAACGAGTGGAACAGTTTCATGAACCCTCCGTGGAAAATTAGGATTGTTCAAATCAGATGCGCCAAGGAATCTGAACCGACTCGTGTCTCCAAAAAAGGAGTAGGCGCAGGGATTGAAGGACCAGACCTTGGTGTGGTTCATGGCACTGACCATGCTAATGTTGTACAACTTGTTCAAATCTTTTGGCATGGGTAATTGGCAGCAGCCGACACCGGAACAAGTAGTCCCATTAACCGGCGGCACTTGAGAGGCATTAGAACAGCGCGAAGTGCAACTGGAAACGTCATTGGTTCCGTGGGATATGAGCAAAGTGTCGTCGCAGCCTACAATGGCGAACTTGTTTTCAAGGGAGTAGCTGTAGTGATTTAATCTTTGGAACGACATGGTTTGAGAAGTAGagttgaaagggaattgcagaGGACGCCATGCTCCTTTGGAGTCGTAGCAAACGGTTataccgccgccgccgccaaccCATATATGCCTATCTGATATGTCATAGACTAAGGCAGGGTTGCCCGCTCCGGTAGTGAGGACTGTGTTGGGTGGATTGGAACTGGTGTCGCAGAGTATCTGGAATTCGGAATCAAATGCACATCCACTTCCTATTCCGAATGGGTACGGAATCGCCAAGTTTCCGCACCGGGTTGGGCAACCTCGACGACCAATCGGAGCTGCAGCTTGGCTCAAGTTGGTTGTCGTCGTCTGGGCAATAGCTGAGGCAGACAGGAAGACGAGCGCCATCAATAAACAACGCCCACAAGCAATTGGGGCACAGAATTCCATAGCTATAGAGGATATAATATATTAGCAATTCGATCTGTATttgcatgtatatataaaaagtttGGTTGGCCATGAAATTCTATTTATACACTATATGGATAGGCCATCCCCGAAGACTCCGCAAATCGCTCCACGCATCTCGGTCCAAAacgaatttaattaaattttatgaattagaataatgtaaattatgagttagaataatgtacattatgagttataaaaatacaTGTTACAGTGGGTCtcgtgaaaaaaataaataatgactTCGTTTTTGGACCGTGACCCACGCAATAACTATTGGGCAGAAGCTAATAAAAGTCAAGTCTAGCACTCAGTGACAGAAACTAATAAAGGGTCAAGTCTAGCACTCAACGTCTTGAAAATGTGTggtggtataaggaaataaagttacacttTCGAGCtagtaaaggccaagtctagcacatGGTGGTTAAAAGATTGTTGAGCGAATGCCGATAAAGGACTTAATAGGGCCAAGTCCATCACCCATCGTCTCAAAATGTGTTATAGTAGTCTtaggaaataaagttacacttTCGTTACTAGCTATAGCTATTGGTATAGTAATAAGcgtttaattttaacaattctCTTTAACAAAAGAGCTGAGCTAGCATAGAAATCAGAGTGtattcgcaaaaaaaaaaaaaaaaaaaaaaataagagtgTTGGCAGTGATTGGCCTGGATCTGCATCATGCATGTTTGAATATAATTGGCGTCAAGTACGTTGTAGCTAGCTACCATCTCCCAGGACGTCCTATCTAAGATAAATATGTATGAATTGAAACTTTATCGTCCTGTTGTGCCTTATTTGTCAATTGATAAGTAGTCATGTGGCTCTTATAGGTGGAGACATGATAAGACATAAGTCCATACGCAATTGTAGTTGATGAAAGGTACTAATAGGCTACATTTTCCAATGTTACCATCACGTTTTCCACTTCCTCTAGAATAGTAGAATATATGGTCGAGGCTTTAGTTTAgaaattttactttaattaaCTTATTAAGCGGTTTAATGCTGACAGAAAAATCAATTCAACTATTCTAGAGAAAGTGGGGCACTTGGGCCGAGAGGAGACCCTTGAAATTAaggattcaacattttggtaaaaaaaaaaaaaagcaattcaaATGAAAAGACAAAAGATATGCTTAAGCCATATATCACCATATTAGCTACGTTTggcaaacataattgaaaaggTATGTAGCTGAAAGATGGAAAATTATAAGCTAAAAGCTGAAGAGCGGTTAAACTAGCTGATTATTCTtgaaagtgtttggtaaaattagttttttgataagctgataaatgtaaaaagactaaaagtgacatcttcataaaatttaaatagttttaaatttaaataggtttgtttacatattaaaatttaacattttcaaatgaaaagtagcaATATTATTGTGAATCTCCTTCATCATCAATACATCCAATACAATcctattcatatatatatatatatatatatatatatatatatatatatatatataagataatcaatctttaataataataataataaaatgatcacattttaattgggaggggtaaatgatgtcatttatttaaaataataaggataaagatgaaaaaaagaaagttaggaatctactagcttatttttaaaaattaaaaataagtttttagtttaagctactagcttattttggttacgttatatatatgaatataatctcattcgaagtctcaatcgaatcCATTAATTTTAGTCAAAGTCTCTTCGGctaagattatattcatatatatagcgtatatgacaggagaaatacgagtaataatatactatatatgtgaacggacaattttacaccTTCATTTGActtcaacttaaccaaaatttgactaaaggaccaacattggaaagaatttgaaagtcaagggacttaaattgtctaaatcaaaagtcgatgactaattttggaaaatcaacatagtcggagaaccattgctggaattaactcaaactgtaattatatagcaatgatattgtagttgtgttgtaatgaaactatagtgtatataaaatgaaattaaattgaataacaatttaacatatttgagtgtataatgtcgaatgaaactgtagttatatcgaaaagaaattgtagttgtattgaaaggaaactgctgtgtttttaaaaagaaattgaatatgttatacacacggAGTTACTTTTTGCGGAACAGATGCCGTTTCTgctgtttcttttcattaatcaaaacgacgccgttttgatATATATGGACtaccatgcattgtggatcgCGATCCACAGTCAAATTTGCGCAgtttcaccttgcaaggtggacccggatccATAGAATAATTTGTCCAATTATATATGGCCACTTCATTAAAGTAAATTTTGCAATACGTGTGTTGACCATATTAGCGGAAGTGGAAAATGTCATGACAGCgtgaaaaatatttcattgacGTACTCGTAATAATTTACTTCCAACTTTTACTTtcacttgtgttcaaatttgattagatgaaaaaaaaaaaaagaatgaataaaTATCATGGACTCCtattaaattaagtaattaaagcATGTCGATCAAATCATAGGgagtaaataataaaagtaagaatTAAGAGTACATGTAGAATTACTCAAACTACCTGCATTGTAACATGTGGTTTATAAATATAACTTGATGGCCACTCGAACACTATTATCCATAGAATCGGTaataatatattactccgtacatcatattttgtttcaaaatttaatatatttaattttgatattttgtttaaatttcttgtctaaaCTAATTTTAATGTTATGTAATTTTgatattctatttattttaatattatgtaATTTTGATACTGTGTTTAAATTATGTTATTTCTTTAGAGACAACTTCAACCAAATTGGTCACActattgacttggtaactacaagCTAAGTTTATTAATTCGACttctcttcttgatttgagaTGATTACCTATGGGTGgggtttgaaaattttattttctattagaataaattctccatcaatcaaataaaataaaatatttttttattttcaaatttaaggAAAATATTCTCTCAAAAAAACCAGTGAGCCAAACAGGAGATAAGAAACCAACAAAACCTTTAGGGCAGTGCGTGTGGGAAGTGCCAGGAATTGACTTTGGGTTGACTCGTGGATAGGAATTGACTCATGGATAAGCATTGACGGGAAAGCTAGCTAGAAATTTTCATACATGCTCTCAAACTTTTATCAATAGAATCGATCGGTaatatattacatttacatCCTCAATAATTATGGAATTCTCTGCCCCTGTTGCCTGTTGGTCTTGACTAATAATCTAACGTGTAAAATGGGAAAGTATTCATTTTGTTGTATTatattaagtttttttatttttatttttatttttatttttattttttttggattaaaggGACCCGTAGATCCCGATTAATCAGAGACGCCTGCTCGTAGCGACGTTGTTCATATTCCGGTCGAGCAACACATTCAGCCCGTCCGGAGGATGATTCAACACCGTAGTACTCCACGTTGAACTTTGCTCAAGATTTGCCAAAAAGTTGACACATTGATTTTCCTCTCGGAACACATGACTGATCTTCCATCTATCAAAGCGCTCCATGAGAGCTTTGCAGTCCGTGATTAAGGTATTGGCATCAATAGTATTCCCCATGTTACAATCAAGAGCTTGCATCATAGCTTCAGAATCAGTTTCAACAATGAGTCTGATAAAATTAAGATTTTTCGCAATAACGAGTCATTCCCGAAGACCCGTAGCTCTGCCAAGAAGTTGTTAGATTATATTAAGTATTTAGTGTACTATTTAAAGCGCTAAAGTAGTGTATTTTCACTAGCAAACACTCAACTGATAGAGTTGAATGTGAAACTACCATCAGTTAGTAGAAAAGATATATATTAGAAATCAACTAAAAGCTTTCACTAGCAAACACTCAACTGATAGAGCTGAATGTGAAACTACCAAAAGTTAGTAGAAAAGAtatttaggctatgtttggcaaacctagctgaaaaggtagctgaaagctgaaaactgaaaagctataatctcgaagctgaaatctgaagagctggtaagctagctgttatgcttaaaagtgtttggtaaaattagctttttaataagttgataaatgtaaaaagactaaaaaggacatcttcatacaatttaaatagtttaaatttaaataggtttgtttatatatttaaaaataaaatagtgaaatcaatatattttaataaaatataaagtgagagcatatatttgaaatcatataaagtaaaacaaaatgtttataattcgtaagattaattcatacaaaaatcaatgttgaaacaaaaatgtcaaattgaaattaaaactaaacatattgaaaaaaaaaaaaagtcaaaaaggtttagccaaaaaggttttaattaagaagtgtaaatgatgtcatttctttaaaataataaggttaaagatggaaaaaaagttaagaagctactagtttatcaaaaataagctcttattttaagctactagcttattttaggaacattaccaaacagagcttataacttaggaacattaccaaacagagcttataacttattagtagcttaaaataaactataagctcctaaataagctctgccaaataGAGTCATATTAGAAATCAACTAAAAGCTTTCGAGAGGTGCGTGTTGGAAGGACAAATTAACTAGCGTACACTTTGGTGCATATTACAATATGATTTAAGATTTGATTTAGAGTTACTTAATTGAGCTATAATGCACATAAgtcaaaattacattaaaagattcaatccaaccaattaacTTATGTGAGGCTGTCTCACATATCTTTGTCCctgagacgggttgggtcaagataaaaataaaatgtttattatttatataaaaaatatactaTCTATTCATAAATACATTCTCCCGACTtaattgtcaacattacttaatGTAAAGGTATCACAAttgttttttgagtactactaactctgttacaatacagtatctgttcataactattttctcaacggCTCGAACCCACCCTCTTCTATATAGGGGTGTAATCGAGTACCAATAGACTTATTCCTAAATATCTAGTTCCAAGTGTGAGCAATAATGGTATGGGATGTGTGGGGAATTGATTTTGGGTAAACTCGTGGATCGGCATTCACGGAAAAGCTCATAGATGCAGAGTGCAGACCTCACCCAGGCCTACCTGTCTTCATCATCGCCTATCCATATAGGCATATAGCGTATAAATACAATTTGATTTGCCACCCAAAATTTTTATCCATAGAATCGGTAATATATTTCATTTACatcttcaataatataattatggaaaaaagcaaataccaattttggtcctacgactattgttttagtgccaaaattcatcacgcAGGTCACCCATCcccgtttaaaacgtgccgaaatctaaaatttttgatggtattttcatccttttcaactcaatatcctaatttgagcatgaataaagagatttaagctctaagatcgatcacaattcacaattctcctCCTAAAATGAGGTGGAAAAACTGcgaattttgattgattttaggacttaaattcatttattcatactcaaattaagatattaagttgaaaatgatgaaaatatgcttaacaattttagatgtttgcacgttttaaacgaaTAGGTGATCGGCgcgataaattttggcactaaactaatagtcgtggatgaaaattggtactaaaacaatagttgtgagaccaaaattgatagaaatgaaacatgtgaaccaaaattgtcatttgctaatagtcgtggaaccaaaattgatatttgctctTATGGAAAAACTATGTGGCGGCCCTGTTGCAGCATGTTGGTGTTGTTTATTAGTGGTGGTGTTCCTGTCAGGCTCCTCCGCTATTGCCCAGACGAGAAGCAACGCTCCCATTGTTCGTCCAGGTTGCCCCACCCACTGCGGAAACTTGACGGTTCCCTACCCATTCGGAATCGGGATAGGAAGTGAATGTGCACTTGATTCCGGATTCGAGATATCCTGCGACACTACTACTGTTTCCAATCAAGGCAGAGCAATCTTTAGAGGATGGAGTGGGCTCCGCTTTGTGTATAACATATCAGAAACCCAGATTTCGGTTGCGCACTCCCCAATGCTGGCAACCAATTGCTACGACTCCAAAGGAGCATTGGTTCGTAAGCCGCCATTTCTACTCCAAACTTATTGGGTACTGCCCATACAAAGATATTATCACTGCAGCCTCTCCCCTGAAAACAAGATAACCACAATTGGCTGCGACGATACTCTCGTCATATCGCAAGGAACCAATATTACTTCCACATGTTCTAATGCCTCTCAAGTGCCTCACAATGGGGCTTGTTCCGGTATCGGCTGCTGCCAATTACCCTTACCCAAGGGCTCCAACAAGGTCTACAATATTAGCATGCTCAGTGCCTCGAACCACACCAGGGTCTGGTCCTTCAATCCCTGCTCATACATGTTTCTTGGAGACACCAGTCGCTTCAGATTGCTTGGTGCATCTGATTTCAGCAATCCTAATTTCACACGGAGGGTTGTTGAAACTGTTCCCGTGGTTCTAGACTGGGCAATTGGAGACTTGAGTTGCAAAGAAGCCGAAAGCAGTAGTGGATATGCTTGCCAAGCGAATAGCCATTGCGTAGATTCCGGCACCGGATTTGGAGGTTATCGCTGCGAATGCGATTATGGTTATGAAGGCAACCCATATCTCACTCAAGGCTGCTTCATGGCGTTAGGTAAGGCTTTTTTTTCGTAAATATACTAAGAgcagattttttttcttctgttatTAATGCCTAAATTGCTCTTgtctatttaataataaaaataagccttaatgtttaaaaaagaaaaaacaaactcAAACATATATGCTTGACAattatatatggtattattGGAACCATCTTGTAATATGAACCATAATTCACAGTATAACAATTGCCACTTGTATTAGACCGGCCAATTGGAAACTTGAGTTGTAACGAAGCCCAAAAAAGAAGTGGATATGCATGCCAAGCCAATAGTCACTGTGTAGATTCAGGCCGCACAGGAAATGGAGGTTACATGTGCCGTTGTGATGACGGTTATGAAGGGAAGTAGGGAACGCATATCTAAGTCCAGGTTGCACTGGTGCGTAataacataaattaaatatctaCTATTTAACACTTCGTATTTACTCGGTTACATTTACACTATTAGTTGTGTATAATGCTGAGTCTTTATATGTTCCAGATGTTGATGAATGCAAAAATCCAGAGAATAATACATGTATACTGCAATGCAACAACATTCCAGGGGGATTCAAGTGTAGTTGTCTCGAAGGATACTACAGCGACGGTAGAAAAGATGGTCAAGGTTGCCTTCTTATGAACAAAAAGTCAGTTTCATGGTTTAAATTCTTTCTAGGTaagttcttaattttctttcatttttaagAAATGGTATGAACGTTTACTGATTGCCAGTGGTTCTCACTACCCTACCATCAATACAGGGATAGGATTGGGAATATTTGCCTTGGTTGCTGTGGCTACTTCACTATGCTATATGATCAAGAAAACAAACCGTGCTAACATGAGGCTCAAGTTCTTTGAACAAAATGGTGGCTTCTTACTGAAACAAAAGATCACCTCCAGCGATGGCTCAGAGGTGACCAAAATTTATTCTGCCAAAGAGCTCACTGAAGCTACTAATAACTATGCTCAAGATATAATTTTGGGTCGAGGTGGAAATGGCATTGTGTTTAAAAGAATTTTACCAAATATGCTAGAAGTTGCAATCAAAAGATCCAAAACAGTCAATGACACTCAAATTGAGCAGTTCATCAATGAGGTGGTTATTCTTTCTCGAATTAATCACCGCCATGTTGTCAAATTCTTGGGGTGTTGCTTGGAAGCTGAAGTTCCTCTGCTAGTATATGAATATATCTCTAATGGAACTCTGCATCACCATATCCATCGCCATTCTGGTGCATCAGATTGGTTGTCATGGGAAAATCGTTTGAGAATTGCAATTGAAGCTGCAGGTGCACTTGCTTATCTTCACTCTGCTGCATCCATGCCTATAATCCACAGGGACGTCAAGTCAACCAACATATTGATAGACGAAAACTACACTGCAAAGATCTCTGATTTTGGAGCTTCTAGGTTAGTCCCTTTGGATCGTACACATGTGGCAACACTAGTCCAAGGAACACTTGGCTATTTGGATCCAGAATACTTCCAAACAAGCCTATTGACAGAAAAGAGTGATGTATATAGTTTTGGAGTAGTCTTGGCCGAACTTCTAACAGAAAGGAAACCTGTGCCTCCAAATATGAGTGAGGAAGAGGATCGAAACTTATCTGCATTTTTTGTTCGATCCGTGAATGAGAATAGACTGTTTCAGATTCTTGTGCCTAGGCTAGTAAAGGAGGGGACACTAGAACAACTTCAAAGAATTGCAGAGCTTGTGAAAAGATGCCTTCAACTTAAAGGAGAAGATAGACCTAAAATGAAAGAAGTAGCAAGTGAACTTGAATGTATAAGACACTCTGCTGAAC
This region of Ipomoea triloba cultivar NCNSP0323 chromosome 15, ASM357664v1 genomic DNA includes:
- the LOC116006841 gene encoding wall-associated receptor kinase 2-like, with the translated sequence MEKLCGGPVAACWCCLLVVVFLSGSSAIAQTRSNAPIVRPGCPTHCGNLTVPYPFGIGIGSECALDSGFEISCDTTTVSNQGRAIFRGWSGLRFVYNISETQISVAHSPMLATNCYDSKGALVRKPPFLLQTYWVLPIQRYYHCSLSPENKITTIGCDDTLVISQGTNITSTCSNASQVPHNGACSGIGCCQLPLPKGSNKVYNISMLSASNHTRVWSFNPCSYMFLGDTSRFRLLGASDFSNPNFTRRVVETVPVVLDWAIGDLSCKEAESSSGYACQANSHCVDSGTGFGGYRCECDYGYEGNPYLTQGCFMALDRPIGNLSCNEAQKRSGYACQANSHCVDSGRTGNGGYMCRCDDGYEGK